From a single Podarcis raffonei isolate rPodRaf1 chromosome 10, rPodRaf1.pri, whole genome shotgun sequence genomic region:
- the TSPAN8 gene encoding tetraspanin-8, translating into MAGVSSCMKYSMFIFNFLFWMCGCAILAASIYMRVNKDAQESFNKGSGMFAGIDLLIAVGAIIMVMGFLGCCGAMKESQCMLLLFFIGLLIILLLQIVAGILGGVYKSKVEEVVNKTLTEEVQMLQDTTGKNQDFQAGFHKFEQANKCCGLLKGESDWGKAQSTYNGCQCDTKDVGTSVCKGGKYTTSCREVIMEFFKNNMVIVMGIAFGLAFIEVLGLVFSMSLYCQIQRK; encoded by the exons ATGTGTGGATGTGCTATTCTAGCAGCCTCTATTTACATGCGTGTGAACAAAGATGCTCAAGAA TCATTCAACAAAGGCAGTGGCATGTTTGCCGGGATTGACCTCCTCATTGCCGTGGGTGCTATCATCATGGTGATGGGTTTCCTGGGCTGCTGTGGTGCCATGAAGGAAAGCCAATGCATGCTCCTCCTG TTTTTCATTGGACTACTAATAATCCTGCTTCTTCAAATCGTAGCTGGTATTTTGGGAGGAGTGTATAAATCTAAG GTCGAAGAAGTTGTTAACAAGACCTTAACCGAGGAGGTTCAAATGTTGCAGGATACTACAGGCAAGAATCAAGACTTCCAGGCTGGTTTTCACAAATTTGAGCAAGCG AACAAATGCTGTGGTTTGCTTAAGGGagagagtgactggggaaagGCACAGTCCACATATAATGGCTGTCAATGTGACACTAAAGACGTAGGGACATCAGTTTGCAAAGGAGGAAAGTATACAACG TCTTGCAGAGAAGTAATCATGGAGTTCTTCAAGAATAACATGGTTATCGTTATGGGGATAGCATTTGGGCTGGCATTCATTGAG GTTCTTGGTCTGGTGTTTTCAATGAGCCTTTACTGCCAAATCCAGAGAAAATGA